The segment TCAATTGACaacttaattgttttttttttcacctTGACATTACTGAATTAGAATCATAAACTTGTCAAAATActcttaattttgttatttcctTCTTAGGTTGAAAATCAGGAAGGTGTAGCAAATTTTGATGACATTCTTGCCAACTCTGATGCATTTATGGTAGCCAGAGGTGACCTGGGAATGGAAATTCCAATTGAAAAAATCTTTTTGGCTCAAAAGGTAATGATTTACAAGTGCAACATCCAAGGGAAACCTGTTGTCACAGCGACACAAATGTTGGAGTCCATGATCAAATCTCCAAGACCAACTCGCGCAGAAGCAACAGATGTTGCCAATGCTGTCCTTGATGGCACAGACTGTGTCATGCTTAGTGGTGAAACAGCTGCTGGAGCTTATCCTGATCTTGCAGTGGGAACCATGGCCAGGATTTGTATTGAAGCAGAGAGCACAATTGATTATCCAGATGTGTTTAAAAGAATTATGGCTAATGCACCAGTTCCCATGAGTCCTTTGGAGAGCCTTGCGTCTTCTGCTGTTCGTACCGCTAATTCTGCAAAAGCTGCTCTAATTCTTGTGTTAACCAGGGGAGGAAGTACGGCAAAATTGGTGGCCAAGTACAGGCCTGGAATGCCTATATTGTCTGTGGTTGTCCCTGAGATCAAGACTGATTCTTTTGATTGGACTTGCAGTGATGAGTCTCCAGCAAGGCACAGCCTTATCTTCAGGGGATTGGTTCCTGTTCTGCATGCAGGGTCAGCTAGGGCGTCCCATGAAGAGTCTACGGAAGAAGCACTGTATTTTGCTCTTCAACATGCCAAAACAAAAGGATTATGCAAGGAAGGAGATTCCGTTGTAGCCCTTCACCGTGTTGGAACTG is part of the Solanum lycopersicum chromosome 1, SLM_r2.1 genome and harbors:
- the LOC101265671 gene encoding pyruvate kinase, cytosolic isozyme, producing the protein MAIENNNNVKRPKTKIVCTLGPESRSVFMVEKLLRAGMNVARFNFSHGSHDYHQETIDNLRQAMENTGILCAVMLDTKGPEIRTGFLKDGKPVQLKQGQEITVSTDYSIKGDESTICMSYKKLAEDVKPQSVILCADGTITFTVLSCDKQRGLVRCRCENTALLGERKNVNLPGVIVDLPTLTDKDKDDILNWGVPNHIDMIALSFVRKGSDLVEVRKLLGEHAKNILLMSKVENQEGVANFDDILANSDAFMVARGDLGMEIPIEKIFLAQKVMIYKCNIQGKPVVTATQMLESMIKSPRPTRAEATDVANAVLDGTDCVMLSGETAAGAYPDLAVGTMARICIEAESTIDYPDVFKRIMANAPVPMSPLESLASSAVRTANSAKAALILVLTRGGSTAKLVAKYRPGMPILSVVVPEIKTDSFDWTCSDESPARHSLIFRGLVPVLHAGSARASHEESTEEALYFALQHAKTKGLCKEGDSVVALHRVGTASVIKIVTVK